A single Cupriavidus sp. D39 DNA region contains:
- a CDS encoding Crp/Fnr family transcriptional regulator, which yields MLNDFVDRCVWAADLSEEQRDIVRRAMCVREYSQGDYVCHKGDMAEHWMGVLEGIVKITTVSPSGKSVTFTGVPTGGWFGEGAVLKAEIRKYDVMALRRSRIAFLPRETFQWLLDTSLPFTRFLLTQFNERLGQFIAAVEYERLLDIDSRVARAVSSLFNEHLYPGLGKTLEISQEEIGLLAGISRQRANQALKVLEQQGLVKVDYGVIEVLDLEGLRQYGE from the coding sequence ATGCTCAACGATTTCGTCGACCGCTGCGTGTGGGCAGCCGACCTCAGCGAAGAACAACGCGACATTGTCCGCCGCGCCATGTGCGTGCGCGAATATAGCCAGGGCGACTATGTCTGCCATAAAGGCGATATGGCGGAGCACTGGATGGGGGTGCTGGAGGGGATCGTCAAGATCACTACGGTATCGCCTTCCGGTAAGTCGGTCACATTCACCGGTGTGCCTACGGGGGGCTGGTTCGGCGAAGGCGCCGTGCTCAAGGCCGAGATCCGCAAGTATGACGTGATGGCGCTGCGGCGCTCGCGCATTGCCTTCCTGCCGCGCGAGACTTTTCAGTGGTTGCTGGATACCAGCTTGCCGTTTACCCGGTTCTTGCTCACGCAGTTCAATGAGCGGCTGGGGCAGTTCATTGCTGCCGTTGAGTATGAGCGGCTGCTCGATATCGATTCACGGGTGGCGCGCGCCGTGTCTTCGCTCTTCAATGAGCATCTGTACCCCGGGCTGGGGAAGACGCTGGAGATTTCGCAGGAGGAGATCGGGCTGCTGGCGGGGATCTCGCGGCAGCGGGCCAACCAGGCGCTGAAGGTGCTGGAGCAGCAGGGGCTGGTGAAGGTGGATTATGGGGTGATTGAGGTGTTGGATCTGGAGGGGTTGAGGCAGTATGGGGAGTGA
- a CDS encoding AMP-dependent synthetase/ligase, with amino-acid sequence MQEPSATTFPRLLLAHAQQRPESPAYREKDLGIWQTYSWAQTAQEMRALACGLAALGFARAMNLAVVGDNRPRLYWAMSAAQAMGGVPVPLYQDAIAGEMIYVLNDAEIDFAIVEDQEQVDKLLEVEEQLAAQGRKVRHIIYEDPRGLRDYDHPALMSYQRLQEIGREFDRANPGYFDAAVAAGEPDDTAIILYTSGTTGKPKGVCHSHRGLIGAARNGCAFDGLTAKDDVLSYLPMAWVGDNLFSYAQAMVAGFTVNCPESRETVMTDLREIGPTYYFAPPRIYENLLTQVMIRMEDAGWIKRKLFHWAMGVARRCGTDILDGNPVPLADRLRYAAGEVLIFGPLRNVLGMSRIRVGYTAGEAIGPDLFRFYRSIGVNLKQFYGQTETCAYVCLQPDGKVKFDSVGPAAPGMEIRIAENGEVLVRGVGLLKAYYKRDDATREAINDQGYFMTGDAGVIDADGHLKIIDRAKDVGKLSDGAMFAPKYIENKLKFFPYIKEAVAFGTGRDSVCAFINIDFDAVGNWAERRHLAYAGYIDPAAQPEVIAMIGECVEQVNADLATDAMLAGSQVSRFLILHKELDPDDDELTRTRKVRRGYIAEKYASLIEALYTGKTEQFIETRVKFEDGREGSVSATLKLVDVKRFEPATAGAKRAA; translated from the coding sequence ATGCAGGAACCGTCGGCGACGACCTTCCCGCGCTTGTTGCTTGCGCATGCGCAGCAGCGGCCGGAAAGCCCGGCTTACCGTGAGAAGGATCTCGGGATCTGGCAAACCTATAGCTGGGCGCAGACCGCGCAGGAGATGCGCGCGCTGGCGTGCGGCCTGGCTGCGCTGGGCTTTGCCCGCGCAATGAACCTGGCGGTGGTCGGCGACAACCGGCCGCGCCTGTACTGGGCCATGAGCGCGGCGCAGGCGATGGGCGGCGTGCCGGTGCCGCTTTACCAGGACGCGATCGCCGGCGAGATGATCTACGTGCTGAACGACGCCGAGATCGACTTCGCCATCGTGGAGGACCAGGAGCAGGTGGACAAGCTGCTGGAGGTGGAGGAGCAGCTTGCCGCGCAGGGCCGCAAGGTGCGCCACATCATCTATGAAGACCCGCGCGGGCTGCGCGACTACGATCATCCGGCGTTGATGTCTTACCAGCGCCTGCAGGAAATCGGCCGCGAATTCGATCGCGCCAATCCCGGCTACTTCGATGCGGCCGTTGCCGCCGGCGAGCCCGACGACACCGCCATCATCCTCTACACCTCTGGCACCACCGGCAAGCCCAAGGGCGTGTGCCATTCGCACCGCGGCCTGATCGGCGCGGCGCGCAACGGCTGCGCGTTCGATGGCCTCACCGCGAAGGACGATGTGCTGTCCTACCTGCCGATGGCATGGGTGGGCGACAACCTGTTCTCGTACGCGCAGGCCATGGTGGCGGGATTCACCGTGAACTGCCCGGAATCGCGCGAGACGGTCATGACCGACCTGCGCGAGATTGGCCCAACCTACTACTTCGCGCCGCCGCGCATCTATGAAAACCTGCTGACGCAGGTGATGATCCGCATGGAAGACGCGGGCTGGATCAAGCGCAAGCTTTTCCACTGGGCCATGGGCGTGGCGCGCCGCTGCGGCACCGACATTCTCGATGGCAACCCGGTGCCGCTGGCCGACCGGCTGCGCTACGCCGCGGGCGAAGTGCTGATCTTCGGGCCGCTGCGCAATGTGCTGGGCATGAGCCGCATCCGCGTGGGCTACACGGCGGGCGAGGCAATCGGCCCGGACCTGTTCCGCTTCTATCGCTCCATCGGCGTCAACCTCAAGCAGTTCTACGGCCAGACCGAAACCTGCGCCTATGTCTGCCTGCAGCCGGACGGCAAGGTCAAGTTCGATTCGGTCGGGCCCGCCGCGCCGGGCATGGAGATCCGCATTGCCGAGAACGGCGAGGTCCTGGTGCGTGGCGTGGGCTTGCTCAAGGCGTACTACAAGCGCGACGACGCCACCCGCGAGGCGATTAACGACCAAGGCTATTTCATGACCGGCGACGCCGGGGTGATCGATGCCGACGGCCACCTGAAGATCATCGATCGCGCCAAGGATGTGGGCAAGCTGTCCGACGGCGCCATGTTCGCGCCCAAGTACATCGAGAACAAGCTCAAGTTCTTTCCCTATATCAAGGAAGCGGTGGCGTTCGGCACCGGCCGCGACAGCGTCTGCGCGTTCATCAACATCGATTTCGATGCCGTGGGCAACTGGGCCGAGCGGCGCCACCTGGCCTATGCGGGCTACATCGACCCGGCGGCGCAGCCAGAGGTGATCGCCATGATCGGCGAGTGCGTCGAGCAGGTGAATGCGGACCTTGCCACCGATGCCATGCTGGCCGGTTCGCAGGTTTCGCGCTTCCTGATCCTGCACAAGGAACTCGATCCGGACGACGATGAGCTCACTCGCACGCGCAAGGTGCGGCGTGGCTATATCGCCGAGAAATACGCGTCGCTGATCGAGGCACTGTACACAGGCAAGACGGAGCAGTTCATCGAGACGCGCGTGAAGTTCGAGGACGGACGCGAAGGCAGCGTCTCGGCCACGTTGAAGCTGGTCGATGTAAAGCGCTTCGAGCCGGCCACTGCCGGTGCGAAGCGCGCAGCATGA
- a CDS encoding ABC transporter ATP-binding protein, with translation MTQMAWQGVERGGDGQPVWSGASAAAGATAQALGGVQAEHAQVRKAGDVILDLQNISLAFGGVKALTDISFDVREHEIRAIIGPNGAGKSSMLNVINGVYHPQQGRIVFRGEERRRMHPTAAARQGIARTFQNIALFKGMTVLDNIMTGRNTRFRSGLLANALWWGPARNEEMQHRRKVEEVIDFLEIQAIRKTPVGRLPYGLQKRVELARALAAEPSMLLLDEPMAGMNVEEKQDMCRFILDVNHQFGTTIVLIEHDMGVVMDISDRVVVLDYGKKIGDGTPEAVKANPDVIRAYLGAGH, from the coding sequence ATGACGCAAATGGCATGGCAAGGCGTGGAGCGCGGCGGCGATGGCCAGCCGGTGTGGAGCGGTGCGTCCGCGGCGGCAGGGGCAACAGCGCAGGCGCTCGGCGGGGTCCAGGCGGAACATGCGCAGGTGCGCAAGGCCGGGGACGTGATACTCGACCTGCAGAACATCTCGCTGGCTTTCGGCGGCGTGAAGGCGCTGACCGATATCTCCTTCGATGTGCGCGAGCATGAGATCCGCGCCATCATCGGGCCCAACGGCGCGGGCAAGAGCTCGATGCTCAATGTGATCAACGGGGTTTACCACCCGCAGCAGGGCCGCATCGTATTTCGCGGCGAGGAACGGCGCAGGATGCATCCCACCGCCGCGGCGCGCCAGGGCATCGCGCGCACCTTCCAGAACATCGCGTTGTTCAAGGGCATGACTGTGCTCGACAACATCATGACCGGGCGCAACACCAGGTTCCGCAGCGGCCTGCTGGCCAATGCGCTGTGGTGGGGCCCGGCGCGCAACGAGGAAATGCAGCACCGGCGCAAGGTCGAGGAGGTGATCGATTTCCTCGAGATCCAGGCTATCCGCAAGACGCCGGTAGGGCGCCTGCCCTACGGCCTGCAAAAGCGCGTGGAACTGGCGCGCGCGCTGGCGGCCGAGCCCTCGATGCTGCTGCTCGACGAACCGATGGCGGGCATGAACGTGGAAGAGAAGCAGGACATGTGCCGCTTCATCCTGGACGTGAACCACCAGTTCGGCACCACCATCGTGCTGATCGAGCACGACATGGGCGTGGTGATGGATATCTCCGATCGCGTGGTGGTGCTGGACTACGGCAAGAAGATCGGCGATGGCACGCCCGAGGCGGTGAAGGCCAACCCGGACGTGATTCGCGCCTACCTCGGCGCGGGCCATTGA